AAtccatttaaatctttaaaactGCTTTTAAGATAAATATTTTGAGAAAGAAGACAAGTCAGTCTTACCTTTCATGCCTTTCAGGGTCCTGTAGAGCAGCCTCATCTCTGTCACTGTCCTCTGTGGTCTCTGGTGAGATGGTGAGAGGGGGGCTAAGAGAAAACTGCCTGCTGTTAGGGGCATCCATACTGCCTCTGCCACTGCTTTGGCTTGCATAACTTCTATAACTTCCCTCCGTTTCTGAACTCTTCCTGTATCTGTGAATTTCCACATCCACCTCCTGCCCATTATCATCTTCCTCCTCTCTTTCCACTTCTTGGGTTTGACTTCGTCTTTCAGATGGCAAGGCGGGCAAAGAGGGGCAATAAGACGGCGGCCAGCTAGAACCCCCTGGCGATAATAAGGCAGTATGTGTGCTATGTCCTGATCCTAGGTTTTTGCTGGATTCTGAGTCATTGGTAGAGCAACTATAGGATTTAGAGGCCTGACAAAGGTGGTCTTGGGTTTGACTTTCTAAAGGCACAGGTGAATCTGTTTGTAAATTGGGACTACTTTTAGGCTTATCTGCCACAGTGTTGTGTCTATGCGCAAAGGGGGACATTGTAGACTCTCGACTAAGTGTCAGCGAATCTACCCAGGCATCAGGGGTCAAAAACTGGTCCTTGTATAATTTAGAATCTAAACTTTGCATGCTCTTGTGCCGATTCCAGTTGTTTGGTCCCAGACTCTTTGTCTTCCGGGGCATTGTTCCAGAGACATTCTTTGGTGAAATAGTTTTGTTTGACCAGTTGTTCAACTTCTCTGGCTTTTTTGTACTCGCATGTCCTGATTCTTTGGATCTGTCCTTTTCAAGCTCTGATAACTTGGGTCTGTTATAGTCTAGAGTCTCATAACTGTGGTCAGAGGCCAGTATGGACCTTGAATATGTAGACTGGCTCCCAAGATCAGGTCCATccacactcatctcagaataATCAGCAGTTGGATTCATCTGTCTATTGCTTCTTTCTATGGCCCGCACCTGCTGATCATCTAAGGATGAACAAATATATGGGTCAAAATAGTGTTGACTTCTGCTGGAGTTGTGATGGGCTCGATGTCCTAGAGCAGTTTGGCTATTTTCTAAATTGTAGATTAAAGTTTCATTCATTACACGACCAAGACTTGAATCAACTGGCGTCCTGCTTCGTCTTCTGTCCCATGTTTGTGATTTTCGGTGTTCCCCTCTGTCTAGACTTCGAGACCGTTGGTAGTTGGATCTCTGAATGGAATGATAGCCTTGTTGATTCTGCCTATTCTTGATATCCTTTTCATAAGAGGTATGTAGGGGCACCAAGCTTGCAGAGGAAATCCTGTGTCTTTCTTCCCACGGAATGCAAGATGCAGCTCTTCCCTTCAACATGCTGGTATTCTGAGATAAAAGGCTTTGTTTCATGGCTTGGTAGTTAATCTGAGGTGTTGAAGTTTCGTGCATTTTCCATATTTTTTCATACTCCTCATCTGTCTCAAGGCCAGGTGAATTTCGATCAACAGTGTACTTGCGCAGTTCCCTTTCAAGCTCCTCTCTCTCACGAGCCAAAGTCAAACAGCGACTTAAGTTTCCTTGTTCTCTCTCATGCTCCATCTGCAAAACCAGGGTACTGGCCGCAGAGTGGTTGGTACCTTGTTTCAGGGACTGTTGACCCAGAGTACTTTCCGAATGGGGATAGAGAAAAGAACTACTGCAAACTGATGAAAGACTTGTCTGGTCTGGTCCATTCAAGAACTCTTGCTCCAGAATGGGCATGTAATGGCCATTCAACGAAAGGTGCTTAGCCATAGCCCGTGTTCTGCTGGAAGAAGGAATATCTGATCTAAAAGGTGGAAGATCTACTGAGAGGACAAATGGTGGTTTTTTTCTTTCATCTCTGTAGGATCTTAAAGACTGGGATTTCTGGATTCTGAAGCTCCTGTTTCCATCTGATGACAGATGGGAGTTTTGACTTGGGTTCCTCTTGATCTGAGAACTGACAATATTGTCATCTTCACAAGCATGGACAATAAAGCGTCCATCAGAGTCTCGTTGGATGAAGTCCACAGATGACACAGGGGCAAGCGATACCTGTTGGAGATGGCTCTCAGGAAGGGAATGGTGGGAGGGAGGCTTAGCTTGAGGAAGGAGATGTTGGCGCTGGGCATGACAATCACTGCGACTGGACTTGTCAAGGGAGGAGTGAttggaagaggaggaagagtaggAGAGTGGACGGGCTGGTAGGAGCCTTTGCTTCAGGGTGTTGTCAGGGCTGCTAAGGTAATGGATAAGAATTTAGTACATTCTACAATGAATCGAAACCTTTTGGACAAAGAAAAAAGGTTTCATGGTGGTGGTGCACTTACTTTACAGATGGGTTGTTTTTTATAGCAGGAGGGAGATCTGAAAGGAGGGAACCAATTTTACAATGGAATGAGTGGCAGGATAACTGATCATGCATGAAAGATAATTTTAGGTGTGAGAGCATCCTCTACACTGGACACATTGAGGAAGACTGTACAAACAGTTCTAAGTGGTTCAAAGTGTTGTTTCTTTACCCTTGATATTCTGCCTGTGCCTCCGGCCCCTTTTGTGAAAAATGAAGCAAACTATTGCCAGGGTCAGGATAAGAGCAAGGCAAAGGACTCCCACTCCACCCATGACACCAGCCATTAGACTATCAGGAAAGTCTAGGAGGCGGGAACTGGCTGGGTGCATATTCATTCCTGTGGAGCCCAAAGAAAGTTTTACCTTTAATGTTTGGATGGATTAAAAGAGTCCCAGGTTTTCTTGAAAATAGTTCAAGTGTTGTGTAAAgtgcaataaataaattctaACAATTTCTTTAGAAAATATTACAGGCTGGGGAACAAGCCtgaatgtgtatgtgtgaagCACTGACCGATGGTGGAGACACTGATTGATGGACTGGGGATGCTTAGCTGATCTCCATGCCGAGAAAGAAGTCTCAGTTCATATTTGCAGTCCTTCAGAGAGTGATACATCGGCAaaataaaaacgaaagaaaatgAAGGAAGGGttgcatttatcaaaaatgTCAAGCTGACAGATTCATGAAAATCACAGATCATGTCTTCAAGAATATTTACCTTACATAACCCTGGAAGAAAGATTTGACTCTCAACTGGGCTAATGTCCTCTTTCAGATTAACCCATTCCCCACCCTCAAGGCGTGACTGTATGACAAAACTGTCAATGGGTGGAGACTGGGACTGAGGTGCTGACCACCACAGAAAAATTCCCTCTGAACTCTTATTCACTGAAAGATCTGTAGGGGGTTCCAGCTTGGCCACAGCGGGAAGTGCATCTGtagtaaaatattaaataagggaGGGATTGAATTGAACAGctttttattcaattatccaCAGTGTGAACATAAACACAGATGGTATATTCATTTAGGTCACCATGAGGTGGCCAACACACAGACTAATTGTTTTAAAGACCAATAAAATCTAATTTGAAGTTATGTGGCTTTTATACCATGTCTATTAGCTTTGATTATGCTAGTGTACTCCTAAAGTTGACTAAATTAACTCAAATAATAAAATCTTTCTATATGCAATATTTGTCTAATAAAATGCCATCGCCTAATACCACATGCCAACTTATAGCAACATAATTTGGCAATTCATGGTTTATAGTCATGAAAAGTAGACTGGTAAACTAATTTAATAGGGTTTTTAGAGTTTCTTATGCACAGCTAACATTTACCCATAGTTGTGATGGTGGTGATCTCACTGAAGGGCCCAGAGCCGATTTTATTTTGGGCCATGACACTGAACTGATACTCAGTGGCAGGAAGAAGATTGGTGACCAACAGATAATTCTCAGTAGAGAGGTCTGAGAAAGACAACCATTCTTGTTTTTCCTCTATCTTTACTGCTGACACCTGCTTATACCTGGAAAAAGAATGTTCACATgagttttttaaaaacagatttatGAAGACGGGTATAACCATCCAGTGAAAACTTGGCTACTAActtagcaacattttttcaGGTGTATGGAATTCTCTcaactttttttacagtaatgTTTTAGCTGACAAACAGAATGTAGCATGACAAAATGCTACATCAATTTTGTATTGTGCAGGCAGATTTGCAACTTTGCATTGTATAGATGTATACACAAAAACTGCTCTTATTACAAATATTATCTGACAGATCACCATTTTAAAATAGCTTCTCAACATTTACTGTGATAAACAGACACCAACCAGACAGTGAATTTCTGAGTATATCCCCCATCAAAGCCAGCTACCCAGGAGACATTGGCCTGGTTAATTCCTGGAATCACAGATACTGACGACACTGCATAAGGGCTTGTACCTGTGAATCAGAACGTTGAGCAGA
The window above is part of the Pseudorasbora parva isolate DD20220531a chromosome 23, ASM2467924v1, whole genome shotgun sequence genome. Proteins encoded here:
- the igsf9a gene encoding protein turtle homolog A, which encodes MPIMLLKNLPLLEVLVAVLSLFINTSAAEAHIRAKKGDTAVLTCSLPDPDKGSTAPQHVIEWVRQGYDIPILMHFGVNNLRVHPNYDGRVSLRGTSLQIRGLLLEDEGLYECRILPLDKTTDEAGSNGSWTLLFVTAPPVLTETSAPAVEVFVGRSVTLKCAAQGNPRPSITWSKDGGPIKHQNKVKILNGSVSFHAVSRETSGQYQCHASNIEGNVTHITNVKVIGPPVIIIPPTDTVLNMSQDAKLKCQAEADPPNMTYVWQKQGEDIYHIESLKSRVKIIVDGTLLISRLTPADSGNYTCMPTNGLPVSPSASAILTVQHPAQVMEMASLTFLPTGMRGVIACPVRAEPPLSHVDWIKDGKPLDLDMYPGWTLTSEGSIVIATANDDAAGVYKCTPYNSFGTMGQSEPSTVILQDPPSFKVSPRKEYRQDVGRMLVIPCQMDGNPAPKVSWKKVGTASRSLFTLAANGSLILDRLSKEHQGEWECSSTNRVATVSARTTVFVLGTSPYAVSSVSVIPGINQANVSWVAGFDGGYTQKFTVWYKQVSAVKIEEKQEWLSFSDLSTENYLLVTNLLPATEYQFSVMAQNKIGSGPFSEITTITTMDALPAVAKLEPPTDLSVNKSSEGIFLWWSAPQSQSPPIDSFVIQSRLEGGEWVNLKEDISPVESQIFLPGLCKDCKYELRLLSRHGDQLSIPSPSISVSTIGMNMHPASSRLLDFPDSLMAGVMGGVGVLCLALILTLAIVCFIFHKRGRRHRQNIKDLPPAIKNNPSVNSPDNTLKQRLLPARPLSYSSSSSNHSSLDKSSRSDCHAQRQHLLPQAKPPSHHSLPESHLQQVSLAPVSSVDFIQRDSDGRFIVHACEDDNIVSSQIKRNPSQNSHLSSDGNRSFRIQKSQSLRSYRDERKKPPFVLSVDLPPFRSDIPSSSRTRAMAKHLSLNGHYMPILEQEFLNGPDQTSLSSVCSSSFLYPHSESTLGQQSLKQGTNHSAASTLVLQMEHEREQGNLSRCLTLAREREELERELRKYTVDRNSPGLETDEEYEKIWKMHETSTPQINYQAMKQSLLSQNTSMLKGRAASCIPWEERHRISSASLVPLHTSYEKDIKNRQNQQGYHSIQRSNYQRSRSLDRGEHRKSQTWDRRRSRTPVDSSLGRVMNETLIYNLENSQTALGHRAHHNSSRSQHYFDPYICSSLDDQQVRAIERSNRQMNPTADYSEMSVDGPDLGSQSTYSRSILASDHSYETLDYNRPKLSELEKDRSKESGHASTKKPEKLNNWSNKTISPKNVSGTMPRKTKSLGPNNWNRHKSMQSLDSKLYKDQFLTPDAWVDSLTLSRESTMSPFAHRHNTVADKPKSSPNLQTDSPVPLESQTQDHLCQASKSYSCSTNDSESSKNLGSGHSTHTALLSPGGSSWPPSYCPSLPALPSERRSQTQEVEREEEDDNGQEVDVEIHRYRKSSETEGSYRSYASQSSGRGSMDAPNSRQFSLSPPLTISPETTEDSDRDEAALQDPERHERSRKGSVDEVYEWDSAFVQMHPVDQKVSMSKAGLRRDLQSQRKQSRTTKDDGWPDLDLKQKDLYPPAGLKESVPLFEHPSIRPPHCEHETLLAQEIRKSFTSFPNPEPDTVLF